One part of the Salinivirga cyanobacteriivorans genome encodes these proteins:
- a CDS encoding Na+/H+ antiporter NhaC family protein: MEYGLLSLTPAIVTIIVALATRKVAFALFMGIVGGAIVAGSFTFAGFFEHMWEYLLVSFTEPERLKIVLFILLIGGLLEIINRSGGYGKFAATLSKKLNSPRKSRLSTWGLSMTLFFDDYANVLISGASMREINIRNKVTPAMLAYIVDVVAIMASIMIISTWASFEGSVMAEAGAEVGVEKSISLFFIESIPFHMYTVLAIFLTFLVALTGKWFGYRLDTAPLPDITAEKNRGNSVRIYHVLAPILTLLGFAIASMFAVGSAILIRSNEPLTMINILGSAPSVDLLILSTIVAISVAVWLTKKDKLLNFSKIGKGFLNGTKGMVGVSLVILLATGLSAVSETLGTGEFITGSVADYISPEMLLFIIFVVSMLITVATGFSWSSMAIVMPIAFQMAMANGMEASLPAISAAVITGAVSGEHIIPFSEKAVMSSAATKIAPVYHIKTMFFQTITAFLAAGAGYILLGHGWPLWSAYLLPATFVVILHFLFARRNRIASTATHDKKNAQ, encoded by the coding sequence ATGGAATATGGATTATTATCTCTAACCCCGGCAATTGTAACCATTATTGTGGCACTGGCCACAAGGAAAGTTGCATTTGCACTTTTTATGGGTATTGTTGGTGGTGCAATAGTGGCAGGAAGCTTCACCTTCGCCGGCTTTTTTGAACATATGTGGGAATACCTGCTGGTTTCGTTTACGGAGCCCGAACGACTTAAAATTGTGCTTTTCATATTGCTCATAGGCGGATTATTAGAAATAATAAACCGATCTGGCGGATATGGAAAATTTGCAGCCACCCTCTCTAAAAAACTTAACAGCCCGCGCAAAAGCAGGCTATCGACATGGGGTTTGAGTATGACCCTGTTTTTTGACGATTATGCCAATGTACTCATTTCAGGAGCCTCCATGCGTGAAATCAATATCCGGAATAAGGTTACACCTGCTATGCTGGCATACATTGTAGATGTGGTAGCCATTATGGCGAGCATCATGATCATCTCTACATGGGCCTCATTCGAAGGATCAGTAATGGCAGAGGCCGGTGCCGAAGTTGGTGTGGAAAAATCGATCAGTCTGTTTTTTATTGAGTCCATTCCTTTTCATATGTACACGGTACTGGCAATTTTTCTCACTTTTTTAGTAGCCCTTACCGGCAAATGGTTTGGCTACAGGCTCGATACAGCACCATTACCCGATATCACAGCAGAAAAAAACCGGGGCAACAGTGTACGCATCTATCATGTACTGGCGCCCATACTTACCTTGCTGGGTTTTGCCATAGCTTCGATGTTTGCTGTAGGGTCAGCCATACTAATTCGCAGCAATGAGCCACTCACTATGATCAACATACTGGGCAGTGCACCATCTGTTGACTTATTGATTTTAAGCACAATTGTCGCCATATCGGTTGCTGTTTGGCTGACAAAAAAAGACAAGCTGCTCAATTTTTCAAAAATTGGTAAAGGTTTCCTGAACGGCACAAAAGGTATGGTTGGAGTAAGCCTGGTGATTTTATTGGCCACGGGGCTTTCAGCTGTATCTGAGACATTAGGTACCGGAGAATTTATTACCGGAAGTGTAGCTGATTATATCTCACCGGAGATGTTGCTATTCATCATTTTTGTGGTATCAATGCTCATTACCGTTGCCACGGGCTTTAGCTGGAGTTCAATGGCTATAGTTATGCCCATTGCTTTTCAAATGGCCATGGCCAATGGTATGGAAGCGAGTTTGCCAGCCATTTCAGCTGCTGTAATAACTGGAGCAGTAAGTGGGGAGCATATTATTCCGTTTTCAGAAAAAGCCGTTATGAGTTCAGCTGCCACTAAAATAGCACCGGTTTATCATATCAAAACCATGTTTTTTCAGACCATTACAGCCTTTCTGGCAGCGGGAGCCGGTTATATTTTACTCGGGCATGGATGGCCGTTGTGGTCGGCATATTTATTGCCTGCAACTTTTGTTGTAATCCTGCATTTTCTTTTTGCCCGAAGAAACAGGATTGCATCAACAGCAACCCATGACAAGAAAAACGCACAGTAA
- a CDS encoding arginine deiminase family protein: MDTYQIRVNSEIGELEGVIVHSPGKEVENMTPKNAERALYSDILNLSVAQKEYGHFKNALAKHAPTFEVRELLQDVLSNQRVKETLIDHIFDNEHTMASRHFLLGLSDEELARQLLEGVILVKDNLTKYFSKERYALRPLHNFFFTRDAAMAVRDKVLIGRMANQVRGREALIMQAIFDYHPMFRTQTVNPVQHATFNDKISIEGGDVLVAREDVLLIGTGTRTSSQGIDFILEQIESKEQVRHIIVQELPETPESFIHLDMVFTFLDKNKCMVFEPIVMKPNRYQTVHITIDNGKVNIKNEKNIVECLNNLGFDLEPVFCGGTKDPWAQEREQWHSGANFFALAPGKVLGYARNVYTMEQMNKHGFEILSAEDVGSGKVDISKYEKYVVAVEGSELPRGGGGARCMTMPFKRKPITW, encoded by the coding sequence ATGGATACATATCAAATCAGGGTGAATAGTGAGATCGGAGAACTGGAAGGGGTAATAGTACATTCTCCGGGCAAGGAAGTAGAAAACATGACGCCCAAAAATGCAGAGCGGGCCTTGTACAGCGATATACTGAACTTATCGGTTGCCCAAAAGGAATATGGTCATTTCAAAAATGCATTGGCTAAACATGCACCTACTTTTGAGGTTAGAGAGCTGCTGCAGGATGTATTAAGTAACCAACGTGTGAAAGAGACCCTGATTGATCATATTTTCGATAACGAACATACCATGGCCAGCCGGCATTTCCTGCTGGGGCTGTCAGATGAAGAACTTGCAAGGCAGTTGCTTGAAGGAGTGATTTTGGTAAAAGACAACCTGACCAAATATTTTAGTAAAGAGCGGTATGCTTTAAGGCCATTACATAACTTTTTCTTTACGCGCGATGCAGCCATGGCAGTACGCGACAAGGTACTTATCGGCCGAATGGCCAACCAGGTACGAGGTCGTGAGGCTTTAATTATGCAAGCCATTTTCGATTACCACCCCATGTTCAGAACACAAACGGTAAATCCGGTGCAACATGCCACATTTAATGATAAAATTTCCATAGAAGGCGGAGATGTGCTTGTGGCACGTGAGGATGTGTTGCTCATTGGTACCGGCACCCGCACCTCATCACAGGGTATCGACTTTATTCTGGAACAGATTGAAAGTAAGGAACAGGTAAGACACATTATTGTGCAGGAACTTCCTGAAACACCCGAATCGTTCATTCACCTTGACATGGTGTTTACTTTTCTTGACAAAAATAAATGCATGGTATTTGAGCCCATCGTTATGAAGCCTAACCGCTACCAGACAGTACACATCACAATCGACAACGGGAAAGTGAACATTAAAAACGAAAAAAACATTGTGGAGTGTCTGAATAACCTGGGATTTGATCTTGAACCAGTATTTTGCGGAGGCACCAAAGACCCATGGGCGCAGGAAAGAGAGCAGTGGCACAGTGGCGCTAATTTTTTTGCGCTTGCGCCGGGTAAAGTTCTGGGATATGCGCGCAATGTTTACACCATGGAACAAATGAACAAGCACGGATTTGAGATCTTAAGTGCCGAAGATGTTGGTTCAGGAAAAGTTGATATCAGCAAGTACGAAAAGTATGTAGTGGCTGTTGAGGGTTCAGAACTGCCACGTGGTGGCGGTGGTGCACGATGTATGACCATGCCATTTAAAAGGAAACCAATAACGTGGTAA